From Amycolatopsis sp. WQ 127309:
CCTCGACGCGCTGCCCGGGATCGCGGCTGGAGGCGACCTCGACGGTCAGGCCGAACCGGTCCAGCAGCTGCGGGCGCAGCTCGCCTTCCTCGGGGTTCATGGTGCCGATCAGCACGAACCGCGCCGCGTGCGACACGGAGACGCCCTCGCGCTCGACGGTCGCGCGGCCCATCGCGGCGGCGTCGAGCAGCGTGTCGACGAGGTGGTCGTGCAGCAGGTTGACCTCATCGACGTACAGCAGCCCGCGGTGCGCGGCGGCGAGCAGGCCGGGCTGGTAGTCCGTGACGCCCTCGGCGAGCGCACGCTCCAGGTTCAACGAGCCGACGACGCGGTCTTCGGCCGCGCCGACGGGCAGCTCGACCAGCCGCGCGGGCCGCCGGTGGCCGCTCGCGCCGTCGTGGGGGCCGTCCGGGCAGACCGGGTCGGGAGCCGCGGGATCGCACGAAAAGCGGCAGCCGTCGACGACGTCCACGCCGGGCAGCAGGCCCGCGAGCGCGCGGACCATGGTCGACTTCGCGGTGCCCTTCTCACCCCGCACCAGCACCCCGCCCACGGCGGGCGAGATCGAGGACAGGATCAGCGCCAGGCGCAGGTCCGGCATCCCGACGACGGCGGTGAACGGGTACGGCTTCAACAGCACTCCTTCGGGCGGCGGAGGTCGGCGACCGGCCGATCATCGCACAGCGCCCGCCTCGCTTAGGGTGGGAAATCGTGCGCGAAAAATCACGTCGACCTGCAACGGGACCCGGGGATTCCGACGACGTCCCACCGCGGAGCCCACGACGCCTGACGGTGGTCGGGATCGGCGCCGACGGCTGGCCCGGGCTCTCGGAACAAGCCCAGGCCCTCGTCCTCGGCGCCGACGTCGTCGTCGGCGCGCCGCGGCAGCTGGGGTACCTGCCCGCGGAGGTGCCGGCGGTGCCGTGGCCTTCGCCGTTGCTGCCCGGTCTGGACGCGCTGCTCGCCGAGCACGACGGCCACCGCGTGTGCGTCCTGGCCAGCGGAGATCCGTTTTTGTCGGGGGTGGGTTCTACTCTGGTGGCTCATGGATACGAGGTCGAGGCGCTGCCCGCGCTCTCGTCGGTGACACTGGCCCGGGCCCGGCTGGGCTGGTCCGCCGAGGAGACCGAGGTGGTGACCCTCGTCGGCCGATCGTCGGCGCGCGCGGCCCGGGTGCTCGCGCCGCGCCGGCGGGTGCTCGTCCTGGGTGCCGACGCGGCGGCTCTGCGCTCCCTGCTCACCGTGCGGGGTTATGGCGAGAGCGAGCTGTTCGCGCTGGAGAACCTGGGCGGGCCCGAAGAGCGCATCTTCGACGGCTGGACCGGCGATCCCGGTCCGCTGACGGTGTTCGCGCTGGAGTGCACCGGCCCGGCGCTGCCCCTGATCGGCATCCCGGACGACGTGTACGCCCACGACGGCCAGCTGACGAAGCGCGACCTGCGGGTCTCGGCGCTGGCCCGCCTCGCCCCGAGCCCCGGCGACCTGCTGTGGGACGTCGGGGCGGGCGCGGGCAGCGTCGGCATCGAATGGTCGCGGATGCACGCGATGAACCGCTCGATCGCGATCGAGCGAGATCCCGAACGCGCCGAGCGGATCGGCCGCAACGCGGTCGACCTGGGAGTACCGGAACTGGAGGTGGTGACCGGAGAAGCACCCGACGCGCTGAGCGCGCTGCCCGCGCCGGACGCCGTCTTCATCGGAGGCGGCGTCACGGTGCCGGGTGTACTGGACGCGTGCCTGACCACGGGCGCGCGAGTGGTGGCGCACGGAGTCACCCTGGAGGCCGAGCAGGTCCTGGCCCGGGCGTACGAGCAGCACGGGGGTGAGCTGCTGCGGATCGCGGTCGAGCGGGCCGCCCCGCTGGGCGGCTTCACCGGCTGGACGCCGGCGCGGACCGTGACGCAATGGAGCAGCCGATGACCGGCCGTGCCACGGCGGCAGCCACGGCCGCGGCCCGCACCCGCGGCGCACGGCGAATGTCTGGCCGCGCCACCGCGGCTCGTGCCCACGGCGCACGGCGAACGACCGGTTGCACCACAGCAGCCCGCGGCTGCGGGCGAGGGCCATCGACCGGCCACGCCATCTCGGTCCGTGCCCGCGTCGCGCGGCGGCCGTCGTGCCACGCCGCCTCGGTCGGTGCCTACAGCGCACCGCGACCGTCCGGCCGCGCCGCCTCGGTCCGCACCCACGACGCACGACGAACGTCCGGCCGCGCCACTGCGGCCCGCACCCTGGGGAGCAGCCGATGACCGTGTACTTCGTCGGTGCCGGCCCCGGGGCCGCGGACCTGATCACCGTGCGCGGGCGTGACCTGCTGGCTCGCTGCGGCGGCTGCCTCTACCCCGGCAGCATGACGCCCACCGACCTGCTCGCGTACTGCCCGCCGTCCGCGGAGCTGGTGGACACGGCGAACCTCAGCCTGGTGGAGATCGTCGAGAAGCTGGTCCACGGGCACCGGGCCGGGCACGATGTCGTCCGGTTGTGCTCTGGCGACCCGTCGCTCTACAGCGCCGTCGCCGAGCAAGCGCGGCGCCTCGACGCCGCCGGCGTGCCGTACGAGGTCGTGCCCGGCGTGCCCGCCTTCGCGGCGTCGGCCGCGGTGCTCGGGCGGGAGCTGACCGTGCCGGCGGTCGGGCAGAGCCTGATCATCACGCGCGTGCAGGCCCGCTCGACCGCGATGCCGCCGGGCGAGACGCTGGCCGCGTTCGCCGCCACCGGGGCGACCCTCGCGCTGCACCTGGCGATCAACCACGTCGAACGGGTCACCGGCGAGCTCGCCCCGCACTACGGCGCCGACTGCCCGGTCGCCGTCGTGGCGCTCGCGAGCCAGCCCGGCGAAACCGTCGTGCGCGGGGTGCTCGGCGAACTCCCGCAGCTGGTCCGCGCGGCCGGGATGACGCGGGCGGCGACCATCTTCGTCGGCCGGGTGCTCGCCGCGGCCGGGTTTCCGGACAGCTTCCTCTATTCCAGTGCCCGCGACCGGGCGAACCAACCGGAGTCGTTGTGACGCACCTGCGCTGGGGCCTGCTGGCCGCCGGGACCATCGCCGCCGAGTTCGCCGCGGGCGTCGACGAGAGCAAGCACGGCGTGCTGACCGCCGTCGCCGCGCGGTCCGCCGACCGGGCGCGCGAGTTCGCGACGCGCTTCGAGATCCCGAAGGCCTACGGCAGCTACGAAGACCTCCTCGCCGATCCGGAGGTCGACGCGGTGTACGTCTCGACGCCGCACCCGATGCACCGGGAATGGGCGATCGCGGCGGCCGAAGCGGGCAAGCACGTGCTGTGCGAGAAGCCGCTGACCGTCACCGCCGCCGACGCCGAGGAGGTCATCGCCGCGGCCCGCACACACGACGTCTTCCTGATGGAGGCGTTCATGTACCGGCTGCACCCGCAGACGCGGCGGCTGGCCGAGCTGATCTCGTCCGGCGCGATCGGCGAGGTGCGCGCGGTCGACGTCACCTTCAGCTACGCCGGCGAAGACGGTGAAGACGGCGAGGTGGCCCGGCTCGGCGACCTCGCGCTCGGCGGCGGCGGGATCCTCGACGTCGGCTGTTACTGCACGTCGCTGGCGCGCCTGGTCGCGCAGGCGGCGCTCGGCGTCGACGTCGTGGAGCCGGAAGAGGTGACGGGGATGGCGAAGCTGTCCGCGACCGGTGTCGACGAGTACGCGACCGGCCTGCTGCGACTGCCCGGCGACATCCTCGCGCGGCTCTCGTGCGGGTTCCGGCTCGCGCAGGAGGACGGCATCCACGTCTACGGCAGCCGAGGACAGCTGCACGTGCCGCGGCCGGCGTGGATCCACGCGCTGCGCAAGCCGGTGACGTCGCAGATCGTCCTCACCCCGCTCGACGGAGAACCCCAGGTCATCGAGATCGAAGCGAGCCAGGGGCTCTTCGCGCGCGAAGCGGATCACGTCGCCGCGCACGTCGGTGACCGGCAGGCGCCCGAGCTGACCTGGGCGGAGACGCTGGCCAACATGCGAACGCTCGACCGCTGGCGGGAAGCCGTCGGCTACGGACGTCCTTCGTGATCCTCATCCTCGGCGGCACGGGCGAAGCGCGGCAGCTCGCCTCGGACCTGACCAACCGCGGAGTGCGCGTCGTGTCTTCCCTGGCGGGACGCGTCGCGCGGCCACGGCTCCCGGTCGGCGAAGTGCGCGTAGGCGGCTTCGGCGGCGCGGAAGGCCTCGCGGCCTGGCTGCGCGAGAACGACGTACGCGCCGTCGTGGACGCGACGCACCCGTTCGCCGAGCGCATCGGCGCCAACGCGGCGAAGGCGGCCGAACTCACGAAGATCCCGCTGCTGCGGCTCGCCCGGCCCGGCTGGGAAGCCGGTGAAAACGACGTCTGGCACTGGGCGGACGACCTCCCCGACGCCGCCAGGAAACTCCCCGGCCTGGGCAAACGCGTCTTCCTCACCAGCGGCCGCCAAGGGCTGCCCGCCTTCGCGCACCTCGACGACCTCTGGTTCCTGATCCGCTGCGTCGACCCGCCCGAACCGCCACTGCCCCGGCACCACGAACTGCTCCTCGCGCGCGGACCGTACGAAGTGGACAGCGAGCGCGAACTGCTCGCCCGGGTTGACGTCCTCGTCACGAAGGATTCCGGCGGCGACCTGACCAGTGCCAAACTCACAGCCGCCCGCGAGCTGGGCGTGCCCGTGCTGCTGGTCCGGCGACCGCCGAGGCCGGTGACCGAGACCGCCGCGACCGGGCCCGAGGCCGTCGAATGGGTGCTGAACCGATGATCGAAGAGTTCTACGAAGTCCTGCGCAAGCGCCGCGACGTCCGCGGCGAGTTCACCGGCGAGCCGATTCCCGAGGCGACGCTGATGCGGATCCTCGAAGCCGCGCACGCCGCGCCGAGCGTCGGGCTCAGCCAGCCGTGGGACTTCGTGCTGGTCGACGACCACGCGACCCGCGAGCGGTTCGCGAAGCACGTCCACGAGGAGCGGGACGTCTTCGCCGGACAGCTCGGCGAAGAGCGCGCCGGCACCTTCGCGAACATCAAGATCGAGGGCATCCTCGAGTCGAGCCTCGGCATCGTCGTCACCTACGACCCCGCGCGCGGCGCGCCCGACGTGCTCGGCCGGCACGCCATCGCCGACGCCGGCCTGTACTCGGTCTGCCTGGCCATCCAGAACCTCTGGCTGGCCGCGACCGCCGAGGGTCTCGGCGTCGGCTGGGTGAGCTTCTACCGCGAGCCGTTCCTGCGCGAACTGCTCGGCATCCCGGCCGGCGTGCGGCCCGTCGCGTGGCTGTGCACCGGCCCGGTCAGCCGGCTCGAAACCGTGCCCGACCTGGAACGCCACGGGTGGCGCAGCCGCCGTCCCCTGGCCGGGGCGATACACCACGGGCGGTTCACGCCGCGTGACCCGGGGTCTGGGTGAACCGCCTCGGTCTGACCCGTTAGCGTTGCGCCGATGCGTCTGATTGCCGTAGCGCTGGGGTTGCTCTCGGCCCTGTGCGCGCTGGCTTTCCCCTTCCTGCCGGTGGTGCAGGACACGGCGGAGGTCGTCTGGCCGACCGGCAGCGACACCCGCTCCGTCAACGCGCCCTTGACCGGGTACTGGGCCCAGGATCTGCGCGCCGAACTGCCGTGCGCGGCCGTCCGTTCGGTCGACGCCCGCACGAACGGCCCCGGCCTCCTGTTCGCCACCGTGCCCGACGGCCGCACCGACCCGAAGTCCGGCAAGGGCGTCGGGATGCAGCTGCGCGTCGACAACGGGGTGCTGATCGCCTCCAGCCAGGGCCAGCAGATCGCCCAGCAGCCGCTGCCGGCCGAGAAGTGCGACGTCGAGCTGGACGTCGACGCGAAGCAGATGACCCTGGCCGTCGCCGGGACGCCGGTGTTCCACGCCGACGGTGACGTCCGCCCGCGCGTGGTCGGCATCTACTCCTCGATCAACTCGAGCAAGGACCCGATCGCCGGGCTGCACGTCTCGGTCGTGCCGGACACGCGGTACCAGACGTCGCCGACCGCGCTGAAGATCACCGTCGGCGTGCTGGCCGTGCTGTCGCTGATCGGCTGCATGATCGCGGTCTGGCGCCGCGACTCCGGCTTCGCCCGCCGCGCCCCGCGCTGGGCGCCGGTCGGCTGGTGGCGGCTGACGATGCGGGACGCCACGGTGATCGCCGCGCTCGGCGCGTGGGTCTTCATCGGGCCTGTGACCTCGGACGACGGCTACATCCTGACCATGGCGCGGGTCACCGAGCAGACCGGGTTCCTGACGAACTACCACCGCTGGTTCGGCGTCGCCGAGGCGCCGTTCGGCTGGTTTTACCACGTGTTCGAGCTGATGGCGCACGTCAGCGTGGTGCCGCCGTGGATCCGGCTGCCGTCGTTCCTGCTCGGCGTCCTGTGCTGGCTGCTGATCAGCCGCGAGGTCATGCCGCGCCTGGGCGCCCAGGTCCGCACCAGCCGCCCGGCCAGCTGGGCCGCGGCGACGGTGTTCCTGGTCTGGTGGATGCCCTACAACAACGGCGTCCGGCCGGAACCGGTCGCCGCGCTCGGCTCGCTGCTGGCGATCTGCGCCGTCGAACGCACCCTGGTGACGCGGCGGCTGCTGCCGCTGTGCCTCGGCCTGACCGCGGCCGGGTTCACCCTGGCCGCGACGCCGACCGGGCTGATCGCGGTGGCGCCGTACCTGGTCGCCGCGCGTCCGCTGTTCAAGCTGATCCGCCAGCGCGCCAACGAGAACGGCTGGCTGCCGGTGCTCGCGCCGGTCGCCGCGGCCGGGCTGCTCGTGCTGGTCGTGGTGTTCGCCGACCAGACGTTCGCGACGGTCCAGGAGGCGACCCGGATCCGCACCCAGGTCGGCCCGAACCTGTCGTGGTTCCAGGAGCTCGCGCGCTACCAGCTGCTGTTCGCCGACCTGCCGGACGGCTCGGCGCCACGCCGGTTCCCGGTGCTGCTGATCGTGCTGTGCACCGCCACCTGCCTGGTGATGCTGCTGCGCCGCGGCCGCATCCAGGGCGCGTCGCTCGGCCCCGCGCGCCGCCTGATCGGCACGACGGCGTTGTTCTTCCTGCTCCTGGCCCTGACGCCGACGAAGTGGACCCACCACTTCGGCGCGTTCGCGGCGGTCGGGGCGTCGATGGCGGCGTTGACGGCCCTCGCGACCAGTTCGACGGTGCTGCGGTCCAAACGCAACCGCGCCGCGTTCCTGGCCGGGCTGCTGGTCGTCGGCGCGCTGGCCGCGACCGGGCCGAACACGTACTGGTTCGTCTCGCGCCTCGGCGTCCAGTGGACGAACGTGGCGCCGTCGATCGGCGGCATCCCGCTGTCCACGATCCTGCTGGTGGCGGCCGCGATCGCGGGGGTATACGCGTTCGTCGAGAACGTCCGCGCGCACCGGCCCACCGCCGCGCCACCGGTGCAGGAAGGCCGGTTGCGCGCGCTGCGGCTCGGCTCGCTGTCGCTGGTGGTGGTCTGCGGCCTGGTGGCGGGCGGCGAGTTCGTCACGATGGCGTGGGCGATCCACAACCAGGCCGGCAGCTACAGCCTGGGCGCGGCGAACGTCGGGCACCTGTTCGGCAAGAGCTGCAACCTCTCCGACCACGTCATGGTGGAGCGCGACGCGGCGACGAGCATCCTGCACCCGCAGTCCGAGCAGCGGACCGTCCCCGACGAGACCAAGCCGCCGGAGAACTCGCCGCTGCCCAACCCCGACCGCGACAACGGCCGCGTCCAGACCGGCTTCCACACCCGCTCGGTCGACGACAAGGACCCCCTGGCGGAGCCGCCGCACGGGTTCACGCCGGAGAACGTGCCGATGTGGTCGAGCTACCTCGACCCCGAGACGCGCGCGGGCCGCCTGCGCAGCGACTGGTACGCGCTGACGGAGAAGCCCGCGGACGGCCAGGTCGTGGTGGCGACGGCGGGCGCGTCCCGCCGGCCGACGTCGGTCAGCCTCGACTACGGCGTCAACACCCCCGAGGGCGTGAAGATCCTGCGCAGCCAGTTCGTGCTCCCGCCGGGCGGGGGCACGGGTGGCTGGAACGACACCCGCATCAACCTGCGCGACCTCCCGCCGGAGACGAACGCGCTGCGCATCAACATCGTCGACAACGACCTCACGGAGGACGGCTGGATCGCGGCGTCGGCGCCGCGCGTCCCGACGTTCACGACGTTGACCGACAAGATCGGCTCGAAGCCGGTGTACATCGACTGGCCGGCGTCGTTCGTGTACCCGTGCGCCCAGCCGGTGATGTCCCACGACGGGATCTCGCAGGTCCCGGAGTACCGCATCACGGCGGGCGGCCTGGCGGACGAGGCGGAGTGGGCGTCCTCGACCAACGGCGGCCCGATCGGCTGGCTCGAAGAGCTGGCTGAGGAGCCCGAGGTCCCGAGCTACCTGATCGGCCAGCCGAGCCAGTCGTGGGGCCAGCTGCTGCAGATCGAGCCGTTCACCGAAGGCATCGCCCCGACGGTGATCCACGGCGAGAAGACGGTCCCCGGCTGGTGGTCCCCGGGCCCAGGCCCGAGCCAGCCGAACGGCAAGGACCCCACCCGCTGACGTTGTCCGTGAAGGACTCCTTCCCGGCTCTTACGGCCGGTAAGGAGTCCTTCACGGCTTTCAGTAGCTGCGGGGCGTCCAGACGATGCCGTTCTCCGCGCGGGTGCGGGACGAGCCCACGATCAGCAGGCAGCGCATGTCCACAGTGGACGGGTCCAGCTCGCCCAGCGTCGTGATCCGGACGTCCTCCTCCGGGCCGCCGACGTCCCGCGCCACCACGACCGGAGTCGACGGCGAGCGGTGCCGCAGCAAGACAGAGCGGGCGTCCGCGAGCTGGGTCGTACGAGTCCGCGAAGCCGGGTTGTACAGCGCCAGCACCAGATCCGCCGCGCCGGCCGCGTCCAAGCGCTTCTCGATGATCTCCCACGGCTTCAACCGATCCGACAGCGAGAGCACGCAGTAGTCGTGCCCCAGCGGCGCGCCGACCCGGGACGCCGCCGCCTGGGCCGCCGTCACGCCCGGGACGATCCGGACCCGGACGCCCGCGCCGTGACCCGAAGACACCTGCTCCAGCACCGCCGACGCCATCGCGAACACCCCCGGATCGCCCGAGGAGACCACGGCCACGCGAGCGCCGGAAGCGGCCAGCGACAACGCCTCCACCGCGCGGTCCGCCTCGACCCGGTTGCCCGACGCGTGCCGCTGCTGCCCGGCCTTCTGCGGCACCCGCGCGACGTACGGGCCGTACCCGACGATGTGTTCCGCCGCCTCCAGTTCGGCCGAGGCCTCCGGCGTCAGCCACTCCGGACCGGCGGGCCCCAGCCCGACCACGACGACCTCGCCGGTGGCCGTCGAAGGAACCGGAGCGACCGCGGTAGCCTGACGAGACGCGTAAGCCGGCGAAGGCAGCAACGCCAGCGAGAAGTACGGCACCGAAGCGGGATCCACCGAAGCCAACGGCGAAATCCGCTGCTCCCCCCACGTCGCGCGCTCGATGTAGAACGCGTCGTCGAGCTTCCCGGCCTCCGCCAGCGCCTCCCGCACCGAACCGAACGTGCGTCCCAGCTTCACCACCGCCGCCGCGTCGGTGTCCGCGAGACGCCGGGCCAGTTCCGGCGCGGGCAGGGTGCCCGGCAGGATCGTCAGGACCTCGTCGCGCTGGACCAGCGGGCGGCCGAGCACCGACGACGCCGCGCTCACCGACGTCACCCCCGGCACGACCACGGCGGCGAACCGGCCGGAAAGCCGTTCGTGCATGTACATGTACGAGCCGTAGAAGAACGGATCGCCTTCGCAGAGCACCACGACGTCGCGGCCCGCGTCCAGGTGCTCGGCGAGCCGTTTCGCGCTCAGCTCGTAGAAGTCCGCGATCGCGCCCTCGTAGCCGCCGGGGTGGTCGGTCGTCTCGGTCGTGACCGGGTAGACGAGCTTCTCCTCGATCTGCCCCGCACGCAGGTACGGCTCGGCCACCGACCGCGCGATGCTCCGGCCGTGCCGCGCGCTGTGGTACGCGATCACCGCGGCTTCCGAGATCAGCCGCGCGGCCTTGACCGTCATGAGTTCCGGGTCGCCGGGGCCGAGCCCGACGCCGTACAGCGTGCCGGTCATTCTTCGGTGCTCGCCAACGCGTTGATCGCGGCGACGGCCATCGCGCTGCCGCCACGACGTCCGTGCACCACCAGGTACGGCGCGGGTGCCCGCTTCGCCAGCTCTACTTTGGACTCCGCCGCGCCGACGAACCCGACCGGCACGCCGATGATCGCCGCCGGCGCTCCGGCGCCTTCGTCCAGGATCTCCAGCAAGCGGAACAGCGCGGTCGGCGCGTTGCCGATCGCCACGACCGAGCCGGGCAGCTTGTCACGCCACAGTTCCAAGGCCGCCGCCGAACGCGTCGTGCCCATCCGCTCGGCGAGGCCGGGCACGCTGGGGTCCGACAGCGTGCAGACGACTTCGTTGCCCGCGGGCAGGCGACGCCGGGTGACGCCGCTGGCGATCATCTGCGCGTCGCACAGGATCGGCGCGCCCGCCTCCAGCGCGGCACGGCCGGACTCGACGACGTCGAGGGTGTACCGCACGTCGTCGACCAGATCGACCATGCCGCAGGCGTGGATCATCCGGACCGCCAGGCCGGCCACGTCGTCGGGCAGGATCGCCAGGTCCGCTTCCTCGCGGATCGTGGCGAACGAGTGCCGGTAGATCTCGGCACCGTCCCGCAGGTAGTCGATCACAGCGTTCCTTTCAGCTCTTCGAACGGCACCCACCGGCCGTCGACCCGGTAGCCGCCCGCTTCGGCGACAACGTCCACAGTGGACTGCGACGGCTTCCCGCACCGCCGCTCACAGCCCGAGAAGTGCGCGCGCAGCCCGGACCGGAACACGGCGTCGGCGCGGACGTCGGCGCGCGACTTCGCGCAGCCCGGACGGCCGATGCACGCGCTGGTCCCCAGGGGCTCGCCACCGAAGCCGAGCCGCTCGAAGACATCGGCGGGCGCGTCCGGCAGCACCACGGACTTCCACGGCGTGACCACCGCCGGCCCGCAGGAGGCCAGCGCGCGGGCCTGCGCGGCCGAGAGCTGCCCGAACCGCGGGATCACCCCCGCGGCGGACGCGGACAGCATCCCGACCGGGACCTGAACGTCGACCCGCGGCACCGGCGCCCCGCGCCACGCCGGGTCGTCCAGCTCGGCGACGCGCCAAGCGGACCCGCGCACCCGGAGGAACTCCAGCGCGACGTCGATCAGCGTCGAGACGGCGTCAGCCAGAGCCACGCGACGTCCGGTGTCACCGCCCGCGAGCAGCAGGGTTCCTTCGGAGGGACCGGTCGCGCGCCAGCAGACGTCGGCGCCTTCGCCGGCCACGTCACCACGTCCGTCGTCGAACGCGAAGAGGAACCGCCCGGGCAGCGACGCCAGCTCCGGCGTCGCGCACAGGACGGCGTCGAGCGCGGCCGCCAGCCCGCGGACGTCGGCGAGCCCGCCGGTCAGGCCGCTCAGCGGCGAGGCGAGGACGTTCCGGACCCGCTCGTGCGACGGCGACGGCAGCAGGCCCGCGTCGGCCAGCCGGCCCGCGAGGCCGGGCCGGGTCACCCCGCGCAGCTGGACGTTGCCGCGCGAGGTCAGGTGGAGGTCGCCGTCGCCGCACGCCTCGGCGCAGTCGGCCAGCGCCCGCAGCTGCACGGCGGAAACCGCACCCCCGGGCAGCCGCACCCGCGCCAACGGGCCGTCCGCGGCGTCGTGGGTGGCGAAAACACCGGGGCACGCGTCGGCTCGCACACGCGCGGGGGTCGGCATGAGGTCACTGTAACTCGCGGTTCCCGGGCTCCCTCGCGGCCGGACGCGGGCGCAGCACGGCCGTTCCGGCGTCCAGGTCCACGTCACGCCGGGGAGGCGCGCCGTCGGCGTCCTGCTCGACGAGCATGGACATCGTTTCCCGGTGTTCCAGCTCACGCCGCTTGGTGCCGTAGAGGAACGCGGTGGTCTCTTCGACGTAGGTCGCGGACAGCCGCGCCTTGAACCGCGAGCCGTTCTTGCGCGGCCGCAGCTCGATCGCGGCCATGACCAGCAGGATCACCACGCCGCCCGGAAGGGCCAGCCCCAGCCAAGTTCCCATGCACCGCGAACCGGATGACCGCCGGTCAAGTTCCGGGTACCCCACAAGTCCGACCGAATGTAGCAGGTGTGCTACATTCGATCGCATCAGTCGGATGGGGGTCAGGTCATGAGAGATCCAGCGGATCCCG
This genomic window contains:
- the cbiE gene encoding precorrin-6y C5,15-methyltransferase (decarboxylating) subunit CbiE; its protein translation is MREKSRRPATGPGDSDDVPPRSPRRLTVVGIGADGWPGLSEQAQALVLGADVVVGAPRQLGYLPAEVPAVPWPSPLLPGLDALLAEHDGHRVCVLASGDPFLSGVGSTLVAHGYEVEALPALSSVTLARARLGWSAEETEVVTLVGRSSARAARVLAPRRRVLVLGADAAALRSLLTVRGYGESELFALENLGGPEERIFDGWTGDPGPLTVFALECTGPALPLIGIPDDVYAHDGQLTKRDLRVSALARLAPSPGDLLWDVGAGAGSVGIEWSRMHAMNRSIAIERDPERAERIGRNAVDLGVPELEVVTGEAPDALSALPAPDAVFIGGGVTVPGVLDACLTTGARVVAHGVTLEAEQVLARAYEQHGGELLRIAVERAAPLGGFTGWTPARTVTQWSSR
- a CDS encoding cobalt-precorrin-4/precorrin-4 C(11)-methyltransferase, with the translated sequence MTVYFVGAGPGAADLITVRGRDLLARCGGCLYPGSMTPTDLLAYCPPSAELVDTANLSLVEIVEKLVHGHRAGHDVVRLCSGDPSLYSAVAEQARRLDAAGVPYEVVPGVPAFAASAAVLGRELTVPAVGQSLIITRVQARSTAMPPGETLAAFAATGATLALHLAINHVERVTGELAPHYGADCPVAVVALASQPGETVVRGVLGELPQLVRAAGMTRAATIFVGRVLAAAGFPDSFLYSSARDRANQPESL
- a CDS encoding Gfo/Idh/MocA family protein, whose amino-acid sequence is MTHLRWGLLAAGTIAAEFAAGVDESKHGVLTAVAARSADRAREFATRFEIPKAYGSYEDLLADPEVDAVYVSTPHPMHREWAIAAAEAGKHVLCEKPLTVTAADAEEVIAAARTHDVFLMEAFMYRLHPQTRRLAELISSGAIGEVRAVDVTFSYAGEDGEDGEVARLGDLALGGGGILDVGCYCTSLARLVAQAALGVDVVEPEEVTGMAKLSATGVDEYATGLLRLPGDILARLSCGFRLAQEDGIHVYGSRGQLHVPRPAWIHALRKPVTSQIVLTPLDGEPQVIEIEASQGLFAREADHVAAHVGDRQAPELTWAETLANMRTLDRWREAVGYGRPS
- a CDS encoding cobalt-precorrin-6A reductase, producing the protein MILILGGTGEARQLASDLTNRGVRVVSSLAGRVARPRLPVGEVRVGGFGGAEGLAAWLRENDVRAVVDATHPFAERIGANAAKAAELTKIPLLRLARPGWEAGENDVWHWADDLPDAARKLPGLGKRVFLTSGRQGLPAFAHLDDLWFLIRCVDPPEPPLPRHHELLLARGPYEVDSERELLARVDVLVTKDSGGDLTSAKLTAARELGVPVLLVRRPPRPVTETAATGPEAVEWVLNR
- the bluB gene encoding 5,6-dimethylbenzimidazole synthase — translated: MIEEFYEVLRKRRDVRGEFTGEPIPEATLMRILEAAHAAPSVGLSQPWDFVLVDDHATRERFAKHVHEERDVFAGQLGEERAGTFANIKIEGILESSLGIVVTYDPARGAPDVLGRHAIADAGLYSVCLAIQNLWLAATAEGLGVGWVSFYREPFLRELLGIPAGVRPVAWLCTGPVSRLETVPDLERHGWRSRRPLAGAIHHGRFTPRDPGSG
- a CDS encoding arabinosyltransferase domain-containing protein codes for the protein MRLIAVALGLLSALCALAFPFLPVVQDTAEVVWPTGSDTRSVNAPLTGYWAQDLRAELPCAAVRSVDARTNGPGLLFATVPDGRTDPKSGKGVGMQLRVDNGVLIASSQGQQIAQQPLPAEKCDVELDVDAKQMTLAVAGTPVFHADGDVRPRVVGIYSSINSSKDPIAGLHVSVVPDTRYQTSPTALKITVGVLAVLSLIGCMIAVWRRDSGFARRAPRWAPVGWWRLTMRDATVIAALGAWVFIGPVTSDDGYILTMARVTEQTGFLTNYHRWFGVAEAPFGWFYHVFELMAHVSVVPPWIRLPSFLLGVLCWLLISREVMPRLGAQVRTSRPASWAAATVFLVWWMPYNNGVRPEPVAALGSLLAICAVERTLVTRRLLPLCLGLTAAGFTLAATPTGLIAVAPYLVAARPLFKLIRQRANENGWLPVLAPVAAAGLLVLVVVFADQTFATVQEATRIRTQVGPNLSWFQELARYQLLFADLPDGSAPRRFPVLLIVLCTATCLVMLLRRGRIQGASLGPARRLIGTTALFFLLLALTPTKWTHHFGAFAAVGASMAALTALATSSTVLRSKRNRAAFLAGLLVVGALAATGPNTYWFVSRLGVQWTNVAPSIGGIPLSTILLVAAAIAGVYAFVENVRAHRPTAAPPVQEGRLRALRLGSLSLVVVCGLVAGGEFVTMAWAIHNQAGSYSLGAANVGHLFGKSCNLSDHVMVERDAATSILHPQSEQRTVPDETKPPENSPLPNPDRDNGRVQTGFHTRSVDDKDPLAEPPHGFTPENVPMWSSYLDPETRAGRLRSDWYALTEKPADGQVVVATAGASRRPTSVSLDYGVNTPEGVKILRSQFVLPPGGGTGGWNDTRINLRDLPPETNALRINIVDNDLTEDGWIAASAPRVPTFTTLTDKIGSKPVYIDWPASFVYPCAQPVMSHDGISQVPEYRITAGGLADEAEWASSTNGGPIGWLEELAEEPEVPSYLIGQPSQSWGQLLQIEPFTEGIAPTVIHGEKTVPGWWSPGPGPSQPNGKDPTR
- a CDS encoding precorrin-2 C(20)-methyltransferase, which encodes MTGTLYGVGLGPGDPELMTVKAARLISEAAVIAYHSARHGRSIARSVAEPYLRAGQIEEKLVYPVTTETTDHPGGYEGAIADFYELSAKRLAEHLDAGRDVVVLCEGDPFFYGSYMYMHERLSGRFAAVVVPGVTSVSAASSVLGRPLVQRDEVLTILPGTLPAPELARRLADTDAAAVVKLGRTFGSVREALAEAGKLDDAFYIERATWGEQRISPLASVDPASVPYFSLALLPSPAYASRQATAVAPVPSTATGEVVVVGLGPAGPEWLTPEASAELEAAEHIVGYGPYVARVPQKAGQQRHASGNRVEADRAVEALSLAASGARVAVVSSGDPGVFAMASAVLEQVSSGHGAGVRVRIVPGVTAAQAAASRVGAPLGHDYCVLSLSDRLKPWEIIEKRLDAAGAADLVLALYNPASRTRTTQLADARSVLLRHRSPSTPVVVARDVGGPEEDVRITTLGELDPSTVDMRCLLIVGSSRTRAENGIVWTPRSY
- a CDS encoding precorrin-8X methylmutase, translated to MIDYLRDGAEIYRHSFATIREEADLAILPDDVAGLAVRMIHACGMVDLVDDVRYTLDVVESGRAALEAGAPILCDAQMIASGVTRRRLPAGNEVVCTLSDPSVPGLAERMGTTRSAAALELWRDKLPGSVVAIGNAPTALFRLLEILDEGAGAPAAIIGVPVGFVGAAESKVELAKRAPAPYLVVHGRRGGSAMAVAAINALASTEE